One Cellulomonas sp. WB94 genomic window, GGCCGGATGTCGAGCGCAGCGATGTACTGCTGCACGATCTCCTCGGCGCGGCGCGCGGGGATGCGCCGGGTCCACCCGCGTTCGGCCTGCAGGCCGAGCAGGATGTTCTCGCGCATCGTGAGGTCCGCGACGATCCCCTCCGCCTTGCGGTCCTCCGAGGAGTACGCGATCTTGCGCGCGAGCGCCGAGCGCGGCGTGCGCAGGTGCACGACGGCGTCGCCCATGCGCGTCTGGCCGTGGTCCGGCCGGTCGGCGCCCGTGAGCAGGCGAGCGAGCTCGGTGCGGCCCGAGCCGAGCAGGCCCGCGAGCCCGACGACCTCCCCCGCGTACAGGTCGAGGTCGAACGGCTCGATGGCTCCGCGTCGGCCGAGGCCGATGGCCTGGAGGTACGGGGTGGTGTGCGCGAGGGCCGCGACCGACTGCTTGGGTGCGTCCTCGAGCTCCTCGAGGACGGCGAGCGACGTGCCGATCATCTTCGAGATCAGGTCGAGCCGCGGCAGCGCGCTCGTGGCGTACTCGCCGACGAGCTGTCCGTTGCGCAGGACCGTCATGCGGTCGGAGATCTCGTAGACCTGCTCGAGGAAGTGGGAGACGAAGAGGATCGCGACGCCGCGGTCGCGCAGCGAGTGCATGACCGTGAACAGCTGCTCCACCTCGCCCGCGTCGAGGCTCGACGTCGGCTCGTCGAGGATGAGGACCTTGGCGTCGACGACCATGGCCCGGCAGATGGCCACGAGCTGCTGCACCGCGAGCGAGTGGGCGGACAGCGACGACCTCGGGTCGATCGTGAGGTTGAGGCGCGCGAGGTACGTCGCGGCCTCGGCCCTCGTGGCCCGCCAGTCGATCGAGCTCCCGCGCCGCGGCTCGTGGCCGAGCATGATGTTCTCCGCGACCGTGAGGTTGGCGCAGAGGTTGACCTCTTGGTAGACGGTGCTGATGCCGGCGGCCTGTGCGGCCGCGGGACCGGCGAAGGCCTGCTCGGTGCCGTCGACCACGATGGACCCGGAGTCGATCGTGTAGACGCCCGTGAGGGCCTTGATGAGCGTGGACTTGCCTGCGCCGTTCTCCCCCATGAGCGCATGGATCTCGCCGGGGCGGAGGGTGAAGTCGACGTTCTGGAGCGCCTTCACGCCGGGGAACTCGATCGAGATGGCGCGCATCTCGACGGCGGCGGGTGATTCGGTCATGCGACGGCCTTCCGACGGGCGGGTGCCGGGCCGGACGATGCCGGTGGCGAACCACCGACATCGTCCGGCCGTGACACTCTGCTGACCAGTGGAGCGAGGCTCCCGGCGCTCAGTACTTGCGCGTCGGGAGAGCAGCCTTGGCCTGCTCCTGCGTGAACGTGGTCTCCGTCGTGATGATGCGCTTCTCGGGCGTCTTGCCCGCCATGACCTGCTTCACGACGTCGGCGAGCTGCTGACCGAGCAGCGGCGAGCACTCGGCGATGAAGTTGATCTTGCCGTCGGCCAGCGCCTGCATGCCGTCGTGGACCGCGTCGACCGTGACGATCTTGATGTCCTTGCCCGGGACCTTGCCCGCGGCCTCGATGGCCTCGATCGCGCCGAGACCCATGTCGTCGTTGTGGGCGAAGACGAGGTCGATGCTCGGGTTGGCCTGCAGGAAGCCCTCCATGACCGTCTTGCCCTCGGACCGCGTGAAGTTGCCGGTCTGGGACGCGATGATCTTGAGGTTCGTGTGCGACGCGATGGCCTCCTTGAAGCCTGCCATGCGGTCGTTGGCCGGGGCCGAGCCCGTCGTGCCCTGCAGCTCGACGATGTTGGTCGGCTTGTCGCCGAACTCGGTGACGGCCCAGTCGCCCGCAGCCTTGCCCTCCTTGATGAAGTCGGAACCGAGGAACGTCACGTACAGCGACGTGTCCTTGGAGTCGACCGCACGGTCGGTGAGCACGACGGGGATCTTGGCGGCCTTGGCCTCTTCCAGCACCGCGTCCCAGCCGGACTCGACGACCGGGGAGAACGCGATGACGTCGACACCCTGCGCGATGTAGGTCCGGATCGCCTGGATCTGGTTCTCCTGCTTCTGCTGGGCGTCGGAGAACTTCAGGTCGAACCCGTTCTCCTTGGTGAGCGTCTCCTGGATGTCCTTGGTGTTGGCCGCGCGCCAGCCGCTCTCCGAGCCGACCTGGGAGAAGCCGACGGTGATGAGCTTGTCGCCCGAGCCGGCCGCGGCGCCCGACGTCGTGGTGCCCGTGCTCCCGCCGCTGCTGCAGGCCGCCAGGGCCATGAGTGCGGTCGCGGCCAGGGCCCCGACGACGCTGATCCGCTTGTGCTTGCTGTGGGACATGGATCTCCTCCTTGAGATGCAGGGCCGGCATCGTCGCCGGCATCGTCCTCGGGTGGGTGAGTCCGCTGAGAGCGGTCCCCACCGCCCTCGGTCCGACGTTAGCGTTAACATGCACCGCTTTGACACGACTTCAGGTCACGGCTGGGTAACAGTTAGGCGACCCTGTCAACCCGGTCACGTACCCGCCGACCCACGCCCCCGTGAACGACGAAGCGGGCGGTGCCGACGACCCGTGGGTCGCAAGCACCGCCCGCTCTGCTGCGTCGGTCAGGGCATCCAGGTCAGCGCCCGGCGCCGGCCCGCCGCTTGTTGTAGACGTCGAACGCGACGGCCAGCAGCAGGACGAGGCCCTTGATGGCCTGCTGGTAGTCGATGCCGACGCCCATGATCGACATGCCGTTGTTCATGACACCGATGATCAGACCACCGATGATCGTGCCGATGACCGTGCCGACACCGCCGGTCACCGCCGCGCCACCGATGAAGCACGCCGCGATCGCGTCGAGCTCGAAGCCCGTGCCAGCCTTCGGGTTGGCCAGGTTGAGGCGGGCGGTGAAGACGATGCCCGCCAGACCGGACAGCACGCCCATGTTCACGAAGATCCAGAAGTTGACCCACTTGACCTTGATGCCCGAGAGCATCGCCGCGTTGAGGTTGCCACCGATCGAGTAGACGTGGCGACCGAAGACGCTGCGCTTGGCGATGGCCGAGTACGCGAGGATCAGGACCGCCAGGACGACCAGGACGATCGGCAGGCCCTTGTACTTCGCGAGCTCCCAGGCGAACGCCATCGCGACGATGCCCATGAGCACGATGCGCCCGATGAACATGGGCAGGGAGTCCACGACCTGCTGGTAGGCGATGCGGGCACGCCGGCTCCTCCACTGGCTCACCGCGAAGCCGGCCACCCCGACCGCGCCGAGCAC contains:
- a CDS encoding sugar ABC transporter ATP-binding protein, which produces MTESPAAVEMRAISIEFPGVKALQNVDFTLRPGEIHALMGENGAGKSTLIKALTGVYTIDSGSIVVDGTEQAFAGPAAAQAAGISTVYQEVNLCANLTVAENIMLGHEPRRGSSIDWRATRAEAATYLARLNLTIDPRSSLSAHSLAVQQLVAICRAMVVDAKVLILDEPTSSLDAGEVEQLFTVMHSLRDRGVAILFVSHFLEQVYEISDRMTVLRNGQLVGEYATSALPRLDLISKMIGTSLAVLEELEDAPKQSVAALAHTTPYLQAIGLGRRGAIEPFDLDLYAGEVVGLAGLLGSGRTELARLLTGADRPDHGQTRMGDAVVHLRTPRSALARKIAYSSEDRKAEGIVADLTMRENILLGLQAERGWTRRIPARRAEEIVQQYIAALDIRPPNPDIPARNLSGGNQQKVLLARWLATAPKLLVLDEPTRGIDVGTKAEIQRLVTELARDGMSVVFISSELEEVLRVSHRVAVLRDHHKIADIENSDVGVDDIVELIASGGRAS
- a CDS encoding ABC transporter substrate-binding protein codes for the protein MSHSKHKRISVVGALAATALMALAACSSGGSTGTTTSGAAAGSGDKLITVGFSQVGSESGWRAANTKDIQETLTKENGFDLKFSDAQQKQENQIQAIRTYIAQGVDVIAFSPVVESGWDAVLEEAKAAKIPVVLTDRAVDSKDTSLYVTFLGSDFIKEGKAAGDWAVTEFGDKPTNIVELQGTTGSAPANDRMAGFKEAIASHTNLKIIASQTGNFTRSEGKTVMEGFLQANPSIDLVFAHNDDMGLGAIEAIEAAGKVPGKDIKIVTVDAVHDGMQALADGKINFIAECSPLLGQQLADVVKQVMAGKTPEKRIITTETTFTQEQAKAALPTRKY
- the mmsB gene encoding multiple monosaccharide ABC transporter permease yields the protein MGALESVKSLFTKNLRQSGIYLAFVAIIILFYFLTDGILLTPQNVTNIVVQNSYILILAIGMVIVIIAGHIDLSVGSVVAFTGAVAGVLTVRQGLPWWVGVIGALVIGAVVGAWQGYWVAFVGIPAFIVTLAGMLIFRGATMVTLGNTQISPFPDAFRNIASGYVNGWLGGNGVDVFTLVLGAVGVAGFAVSQWRSRRARIAYQQVVDSLPMFIGRIVLMGIVAMAFAWELAKYKGLPIVLVVLAVLILAYSAIAKRSVFGRHVYSIGGNLNAAMLSGIKVKWVNFWIFVNMGVLSGLAGIVFTARLNLANPKAGTGFELDAIAACFIGGAAVTGGVGTVIGTIIGGLIIGVMNNGMSIMGVGIDYQQAIKGLVLLLAVAFDVYNKRRAGAGR